One Tenacibaculum sp. MAR_2010_89 DNA window includes the following coding sequences:
- a CDS encoding GAF domain-containing protein: MGNLQNLKNRITEISEENSTKEEKLQQICDFLASEISYYDWVGFYFKNGDKDELKLAQYNGEETEHTIIPFGKGICGQVAVSNKNFVVQDVKEQTNYISCGWKVKSEIVIPIFVNNENIGQIDIDSHTVNPFTAKDEELLEFTCEKVASFV, translated from the coding sequence ATGGGAAATTTACAAAACTTAAAAAATAGAATTACAGAAATTTCAGAAGAAAATTCAACTAAAGAAGAAAAACTACAACAAATATGTGATTTTTTAGCTTCTGAAATCTCTTATTATGATTGGGTAGGTTTTTATTTCAAGAACGGAGATAAAGATGAATTAAAACTAGCTCAATATAACGGAGAAGAAACTGAACACACAATCATACCTTTTGGAAAAGGAATTTGTGGACAGGTAGCTGTGAGTAATAAAAACTTCGTTGTTCAAGATGTAAAAGAACAGACTAACTATATTTCATGTGGATGGAAAGTAAAATCAGAAATTGTAATTCCAATTTTTGTCAACAATGAAAACATTGGACAAATAGACATTGATTCACATACAGTTAACCCTTTTACAGCAAAAGATGAAGAATTATTAGAATTTACTTGTGAAAAAGTAGCTAGTTTCGTATAA
- a CDS encoding TonB-dependent receptor domain-containing protein, whose amino-acid sequence MKKYIFSICILYTIVSFSQNTFKGMIMDKNNPKDNLGIYGASVYWLNTDIGATTNEKGWFTIPYKKEYKKLVVSFVGYKTDTLIINSLKPIHHFLKEENFLEEVAINSKKQATQKSYLQAQNLMTINSEELLKAACCNLAESFETNPSIDVNFSDALTGTKQIQMLGLTSPYLLITQENIPSIRGASQAFGLTFTPGTWVESIQITKGAGSVVNGFESISGQINTELVKPFSDNKFFINAYGALGGRLELNTHFNQKITDKWQTGLYIHGNHRGQRFDKNGDGFLDNPLSDQINVMNRWQYTDAEKGWVSFTNFRYLKDTKQLGQVNFKPELDKGTKNAWGSEIATKRFEVSTKLGYVFPELPFQSFGFQMAYSNHNQESYFGLRDYDIKHQSFYSSLLFNSIIGDTRHKFKTGINFMYDNYDELVGDYNGIVSINNNYERSENAIGAFFEYAYDNSDDISVTAGVRVDNHNLLGTFLTPRLHVRYTPWEKGVLRTSIGRGKRSANIFAENQQMFASSRSINIGSNDGRIYGLKPEIAWNYGFSFLQGYKLFGKKGDVTLDFYQTSFENQVVVDWENPQEISFYNLEGRSVANSFQLEVNQNIMPYFNVRVAYKVYDVTTDYKKGNLTKPLQAKNRFFTNVSYETLESSNGAKWKFDVTYNWLGKQRLPNTQSNPIRYQLPAFAKSYSLLNAQITKVFSKRFEIYAGAENITNYKQKSPIVGSDDPFGANFDTTIVYAPIFGSNYYTGLRFKIN is encoded by the coding sequence ATGAAGAAATATATATTCAGTATTTGTATACTGTATACAATAGTATCATTCTCACAAAATACTTTTAAGGGAATGATTATGGATAAAAACAATCCGAAAGATAATTTAGGAATTTATGGAGCTTCTGTATATTGGCTTAATACAGATATAGGAGCTACAACAAATGAAAAAGGTTGGTTTACTATTCCTTATAAAAAAGAATACAAAAAATTAGTAGTTAGTTTTGTAGGTTACAAAACAGATACACTAATAATTAATAGTTTAAAACCTATTCATCACTTTTTAAAAGAAGAAAATTTTTTAGAAGAAGTAGCTATTAATTCTAAAAAACAGGCTACTCAAAAATCATATTTACAGGCGCAAAATTTAATGACTATTAATAGTGAAGAATTGCTAAAAGCTGCTTGTTGCAATTTGGCAGAAAGCTTTGAAACGAATCCGTCGATTGATGTGAATTTTTCTGATGCACTTACTGGAACTAAGCAAATACAAATGTTGGGTTTAACGAGCCCTTATTTATTGATTACTCAAGAAAATATTCCATCAATAAGAGGAGCTTCTCAGGCTTTTGGACTTACGTTTACACCTGGTACTTGGGTTGAAAGTATTCAGATAACTAAAGGAGCAGGGAGTGTTGTTAATGGTTTTGAGAGTATATCAGGACAAATTAATACAGAACTGGTTAAACCTTTTTCGGATAATAAATTTTTTATTAACGCATATGGTGCATTAGGAGGAAGGCTAGAGTTAAATACTCATTTTAATCAAAAGATTACTGACAAATGGCAAACAGGTTTGTATATACATGGCAATCATAGAGGGCAACGATTTGATAAAAATGGTGATGGTTTTCTTGATAATCCATTGTCTGATCAAATTAATGTAATGAATCGCTGGCAGTATACAGATGCAGAAAAAGGATGGGTTAGTTTTACAAATTTCAGGTATTTAAAAGATACTAAACAATTGGGACAAGTTAATTTTAAGCCCGAATTAGATAAGGGAACTAAAAATGCTTGGGGAAGTGAAATAGCTACTAAAAGATTTGAAGTCTCAACTAAATTGGGGTACGTTTTTCCAGAATTACCTTTTCAAAGTTTTGGATTTCAAATGGCTTATAGTAATCATAACCAAGAGTCTTATTTTGGTTTGAGAGATTATGATATTAAACATCAAAGTTTTTATAGTAGTTTGTTGTTTAATTCAATTATTGGTGATACTAGACATAAATTTAAAACTGGAATTAATTTTATGTATGATAATTATGATGAGCTTGTAGGAGATTATAACGGAATAGTAAGTATTAATAATAATTATGAAAGAAGTGAAAATGCTATAGGAGCTTTCTTTGAATATGCTTATGATAATTCTGATGATATTAGTGTTACAGCTGGAGTAAGAGTTGATAATCATAATTTGTTAGGAACATTTTTAACACCAAGATTACATGTAAGATATACACCTTGGGAAAAAGGGGTACTAAGAACATCAATTGGAAGAGGGAAGAGAAGTGCTAATATTTTTGCTGAAAATCAACAAATGTTTGCATCATCAAGAAGTATAAATATAGGAAGTAATGACGGGAGAATTTATGGTTTAAAGCCTGAAATAGCTTGGAATTATGGTTTTTCTTTTTTACAAGGGTATAAGTTATTTGGAAAAAAAGGTGATGTTACTTTAGATTTTTATCAAACCAGTTTTGAGAATCAGGTAGTAGTTGATTGGGAAAATCCACAAGAAATTTCGTTTTATAATTTGGAGGGCAGAAGTGTTGCAAATAGCTTTCAGTTAGAGGTAAATCAAAATATAATGCCTTATTTTAATGTAAGGGTGGCTTACAAAGTATATGATGTGACTACTGACTATAAAAAAGGGAATTTAACAAAACCGTTACAGGCTAAAAATCGTTTTTTTACGAATGTTTCTTATGAAACTCTTGAGAGTAGTAATGGAGCAAAATGGAAATTTGATGTAACTTACAATTGGTTAGGGAAGCAAAGGTTACCGAATACACAAAGTAATCCTATTCGATATCAATTGCCAGCATTTGCTAAAAGTTATAGTTTATTAAATGCTCAAATTACTAAAGTGTTTTCAAAAAGATTTGAGATTTATGCTGGTGCTGAAAATATTACGAATTATAAACAAAAGAGCCCTATAGTTGGGAGTGATGATCCTTTTGGGGCGAATTTTGATACAACAATAGTGTATGCTCCTATTTTTGGAAGTAATTATTATACGGGGCTTCGATTTAAAATAAATTAA
- a CDS encoding heavy-metal-associated domain-containing protein, which produces MKKIFLILTVLFLSVPMSAQKKKKNAKATFKVDGVCMMCKKRIEKAALSTKGVKYAVWNVKSHDLSLIFDERKVDLKAIKQRVAKVGHDTKEIKATTEDYDNLHPCCKYREEEVREDHKK; this is translated from the coding sequence ATGAAAAAAATATTTTTAATACTTACAGTTTTATTTTTAAGTGTGCCGATGTCAGCGCAAAAAAAGAAAAAGAATGCAAAAGCTACTTTTAAAGTTGATGGAGTTTGTATGATGTGTAAGAAACGTATAGAAAAAGCGGCATTGAGTACCAAAGGAGTAAAGTATGCGGTGTGGAATGTTAAGTCACATGATTTAAGTTTGATTTTTGATGAGCGTAAAGTTGATCTTAAAGCTATAAAACAACGAGTGGCCAAAGTAGGACATGACACAAAAGAAATAAAAGCTACTACAGAAGATTATGATAACTTGCACCCTTGTTGTAAGTATAGAGAAGAAGAAGTAAGAGAAGATCATAAAAAATAA
- a CDS encoding response regulator transcription factor produces MNKLNIIIIEDHESILESFKEIINSSDKFKVTGAFLSGENAIEFINNKNSADIMLVDIQLGGINGIETIKEIKKKNPSILPIIISVHENSKFIFDALCAGAVGYLNKNISPKELITALEQTCSGGAPMSSNIARKVVESFQLPHEKELSERENEVLTLLAKGKSYASIADELFLSINTIKTHTRNIYEKLQVNSKKEIMDKYGKKTK; encoded by the coding sequence ATGAATAAACTAAACATAATAATTATTGAAGATCACGAAAGTATTTTAGAATCTTTTAAAGAAATAATTAACTCTTCTGATAAATTTAAAGTTACGGGTGCTTTTTTATCTGGTGAAAATGCTATTGAATTCATCAACAATAAAAATAGTGCTGACATTATGCTTGTAGACATACAGCTGGGAGGTATCAATGGAATAGAAACTATTAAAGAAATTAAAAAGAAAAACCCTTCAATTTTACCAATTATAATTTCAGTTCATGAAAATTCTAAGTTTATTTTTGATGCACTATGTGCAGGAGCTGTAGGTTACCTTAATAAAAATATTTCACCAAAAGAACTAATTACTGCTCTAGAACAAACCTGTAGTGGAGGTGCCCCAATGAGCAGTAATATAGCTAGAAAAGTTGTAGAGTCTTTTCAATTACCACATGAAAAAGAATTATCAGAGAGAGAAAATGAAGTATTAACACTCCTTGCTAAAGGAAAGAGTTATGCTTCTATTGCTGACGAATTATTTCTTTCTATTAATACTATAAAAACACATACAAGAAACATTTACGAAAAACTTCAAGTTAATAGTAAAAAAGAAATCATGGATAAATATGGTAAAAAAACAAAATAA
- a CDS encoding two-component regulator propeller domain-containing protein has protein sequence MLKKIASTKKILLTTFVVSLFVAVSYSQQPVYKHYTAENGLPHDITYQIIQDKQGHIWIGTDDGLTKFNGSEFTNYTYENGLHSNFVIDIFEENSNKYLLATWGAGIHQLKNDSIKLIPQENNKVTKVRNVYKLNDSIIFGDFSNSLYLYNTKRNWKKTAIIIEDSILKKPKISFKKASRQSKSYSFSETFLNNKLFLFASGNRNTPKTIKPLKGIFVFDGYSLKKNKYSKLNSREVHSITISSNYLFAASHNHVFVFNEKKSLVSQKKIPIKNEIIIQLKVINQKLYFVSKNYKDGTQKIYMYDWDNNLLTNLSQKLAINSLISDFLFDSGKNLWITTYGQGVYFLPRTTNTFFGKEVFINPDLKDITNTNNNLIVLATNMIYEFTNNHITSKKVVPTHAEALQINKRKRKITIISSLFNPNQKHLGTNNISYKHSKCFNFNIDSTLIELKGNLFSSTKKGINTKTVINKIHDSYIRTASLYNNSIIALYGKGGIINITPPFKNEITSWNRINKKFTNGVFSDLFIQKDTAWVASNMGLFKVTPKKTIRFTTKQGLLSNHINDIHIDSHGVLWVATQKGLNVFKNNLFLSIEKELGQQSTFVTKITEQNNHIYVTGNRGLFKLNNIKPFSSQCNTKLLVKQNKSSFYLNTINYINPKSITLAYQLNNNPWIKTSSNNLDFKNTKQGKYNIKFRFKDNLSNWKYSKPYQFKITYPWHQQTWFYVTITVLLLGAIVLLLIYVLQKSIKKNKKLNKNIEEKEKLQKALKEVRKNVARDFHDELGNKLASISITSNLLTDINYKNDKETQEKKLKQIKKDADYLYHGMKDFVWALDHKNDDLQQLQVYLNDFGESLFENSTIRFYSNHNLSNQKIELPFYWSKQLVLIFKEAMTNSLKHSNATKVFLTFNIQKNILKIMLEDNGKSFNINKLKRINGIQNMKFRAESLNQKIHIHTKNGVKIIFTGILNNLKNE, from the coding sequence ATGCTGAAAAAAATAGCTTCTACAAAAAAAATACTTCTAACAACATTTGTAGTTAGTTTATTTGTAGCAGTTAGCTACTCACAACAACCCGTATACAAACACTATACAGCTGAAAACGGATTACCTCATGATATAACCTATCAAATTATACAAGACAAACAAGGACATATATGGATAGGAACTGATGATGGATTAACAAAATTTAATGGCTCTGAATTTACTAATTACACTTATGAAAACGGCTTACATTCTAATTTTGTAATAGATATTTTTGAAGAAAATTCTAATAAATATTTATTAGCGACTTGGGGAGCAGGTATACATCAATTAAAAAATGATAGTATTAAACTTATACCTCAAGAAAACAATAAGGTTACCAAAGTAAGAAACGTATATAAGCTTAATGATTCTATTATTTTTGGAGATTTCAGTAACAGTTTATACTTATACAACACTAAACGTAACTGGAAAAAAACGGCCATAATAATAGAAGATTCTATTCTCAAAAAACCTAAAATAAGTTTTAAGAAAGCTTCTAGGCAATCAAAATCATACTCTTTTAGTGAAACATTTCTTAATAATAAATTATTTTTATTTGCTTCTGGAAATAGAAATACTCCGAAAACCATTAAACCTTTAAAAGGAATTTTTGTTTTTGATGGTTATTCTTTAAAAAAAAATAAATACTCAAAACTAAATTCTAGGGAAGTCCATTCAATAACCATATCTAGTAACTATTTGTTTGCTGCTTCACACAACCATGTATTTGTTTTTAACGAAAAAAAATCACTGGTTTCACAAAAAAAAATACCTATTAAAAATGAAATAATAATTCAACTTAAAGTTATAAATCAAAAATTATATTTTGTTTCTAAAAATTATAAAGATGGTACACAAAAAATTTATATGTATGATTGGGACAATAACTTACTAACAAATCTTTCTCAAAAACTTGCTATAAACAGTTTAATTTCAGACTTTTTATTTGACTCAGGAAAAAATCTTTGGATAACAACTTATGGTCAAGGCGTATACTTTCTACCAAGAACTACTAATACTTTTTTTGGTAAAGAAGTATTTATTAACCCAGATTTAAAAGATATAACCAATACAAATAACAACTTAATTGTTTTAGCCACTAATATGATTTATGAATTCACTAACAATCATATTACATCTAAAAAAGTAGTACCAACGCATGCTGAAGCACTACAAATTAATAAAAGGAAAAGAAAAATCACCATCATTTCATCTTTATTCAACCCTAATCAAAAACATCTAGGAACAAATAATATATCCTATAAACATTCAAAATGTTTTAATTTCAACATTGATTCTACTTTAATTGAACTAAAGGGAAACCTGTTTAGTTCAACAAAAAAAGGAATCAATACAAAAACAGTTATAAATAAAATTCACGATTCCTACATAAGAACTGCCTCATTATATAACAATTCAATTATAGCATTATACGGAAAAGGAGGTATTATAAATATTACTCCTCCTTTTAAAAATGAAATTACTTCTTGGAATAGAATAAATAAAAAGTTTACTAACGGGGTTTTTAGTGATCTATTTATACAAAAAGATACTGCTTGGGTAGCAAGCAATATGGGATTATTTAAGGTAACCCCTAAAAAAACCATTAGATTTACAACTAAACAAGGATTACTAAGCAATCATATAAATGACATCCATATAGATTCTCATGGCGTTTTATGGGTTGCTACTCAAAAAGGGCTAAACGTATTTAAAAATAATTTATTCCTAAGTATTGAGAAAGAACTTGGACAACAGTCTACTTTTGTTACTAAAATCACTGAACAAAATAACCACATATATGTTACTGGCAACAGAGGCCTTTTTAAACTTAATAACATTAAACCTTTTTCTTCTCAATGCAATACTAAACTGCTAGTAAAGCAGAATAAAAGCAGCTTTTATCTTAATACTATTAATTACATTAACCCTAAATCAATAACCCTTGCCTATCAACTAAACAATAATCCTTGGATAAAAACATCAAGTAATAATTTAGATTTTAAAAACACAAAACAAGGCAAATACAATATTAAATTTAGGTTCAAAGACAACCTTAGTAATTGGAAATATTCAAAACCTTATCAGTTTAAAATAACCTATCCTTGGCATCAACAAACATGGTTTTATGTAACAATTACAGTACTACTTCTTGGTGCAATTGTATTACTATTAATTTATGTACTACAAAAAAGTATAAAAAAGAATAAAAAACTTAACAAAAACATAGAAGAAAAAGAGAAGCTACAAAAAGCGCTAAAAGAAGTTCGAAAAAATGTAGCTAGAGATTTTCATGATGAACTAGGAAATAAATTAGCAAGCATCTCAATAACTTCAAACTTATTAACAGATATAAATTACAAAAACGACAAAGAAACCCAAGAAAAGAAATTAAAACAGATTAAAAAAGATGCCGATTATTTATACCATGGAATGAAAGATTTTGTTTGGGCTTTAGACCATAAAAATGATGATTTACAACAGCTCCAAGTATATTTAAATGATTTTGGTGAAAGCTTATTTGAAAACTCAACTATTAGATTTTACTCCAATCACAACTTAAGCAATCAAAAAATAGAACTTCCATTTTATTGGAGTAAACAATTAGTCTTGATTTTTAAAGAAGCCATGACTAATTCTTTAAAACACAGTAACGCTACAAAAGTATTTTTAACCTTTAATATTCAAAAAAATATTTTAAAAATCATGTTAGAAGACAATGGAAAGAGTTTTAATATTAACAAGTTAAAACGAATAAATGGAATTCAAAACATGAAGTTCAGAGCAGAATCGTTAAATCAAAAAATTCATATCCACACTAAAAATGGTGTGAAAATAATTTTTACAGGAATCCTTAATAATCTAAAAAATGAATAA
- a CDS encoding pseudouridine synthase, protein MNSKNSSRGRQAGSNSNPQSKGQFKKDFRKPKPTNKPSQKKSESTGIRLNKYISNSGICSRREADTYIEHGSVTINGKLVTEMGYKVQPNDEVRFDGTLISMEKKRYIILNKPKNYITTMEDDRGRKTVMELINNATKERIYPVGRLDRNTTGLLLFTNDGELAKKLTHPKHNVRKLYHASLDKKLTMSDLEKLRGEVIIEGRKVFIDAVSYVQGEKKTEVGIEIHSGRNRIVRKIFEHFGYTVTKLDRVVFAGMTKKNLPRGRWRELTQLEVNNLQML, encoded by the coding sequence ATGAATTCAAAAAACTCGTCGAGAGGACGACAAGCTGGAAGTAACAGCAATCCTCAAAGTAAAGGTCAATTTAAAAAAGATTTTAGAAAACCAAAACCTACGAATAAACCTTCACAAAAAAAGAGTGAAAGCACGGGTATTCGTTTAAACAAATACATTTCTAACTCAGGTATTTGTTCACGTAGAGAAGCTGATACATATATTGAACATGGTAGTGTTACTATAAACGGTAAACTAGTAACTGAAATGGGATATAAGGTACAACCGAATGACGAAGTTCGTTTTGACGGTACACTTATTTCTATGGAAAAGAAACGTTATATTATTTTAAACAAGCCTAAAAACTATATTACAACTATGGAAGATGACCGTGGTAGAAAAACGGTTATGGAGTTGATAAACAATGCTACTAAAGAAAGAATTTATCCGGTTGGCAGATTAGATAGAAATACTACTGGATTGTTACTTTTTACTAATGATGGTGAATTAGCAAAAAAACTAACTCATCCAAAACATAATGTTCGTAAACTTTATCATGCTTCATTAGATAAAAAACTAACCATGTCTGATTTAGAAAAATTAAGAGGAGAAGTTATTATTGAAGGTAGAAAAGTTTTTATTGACGCAGTATCTTACGTTCAAGGTGAGAAGAAAACTGAAGTAGGTATTGAAATACACTCAGGAAGAAACCGTATTGTTCGTAAAATATTTGAACATTTTGGATACACGGTTACAAAACTAGACCGTGTTGTTTTTGCAGGTATGACAAAAAAGAATTTACCTCGAGGTAGATGGCGTGAATTAACACAATTAGAAGTTAACAACTTACAAATGTTATAA
- a CDS encoding geranylgeranylglycerol-phosphate geranylgeranyltransferase, producing the protein MSTPKANSLFYKLFSLLSVIRGYNILVLVAAQYLAAIFIFSEKKSLKLVIFDSHLFYLVLATICIVASGYIINNFYDVKADRINRPIKTGLDSYVKQETKLSLYFLLNFIGFCFGWLVSWRAAFFFAFYIFAIWLYSHKLKKHPLIGLVTATILTILPFFSIFIHFKNFSKVIFIHAFFLFLVIMVREIIKDLENIKGAIANNYNTFPVKYGERNAKKTIILLLVLTLIPVAILFNYPAITYMKYYFYLASFILIFVGFYTFKASQKNQYRLLHNILKLLLLIGVFSLLFIDKTLILDKVVNVLD; encoded by the coding sequence ATGAGTACCCCCAAAGCAAACTCACTTTTTTATAAATTATTTAGTCTCTTATCTGTAATTAGAGGATATAACATATTAGTATTAGTAGCAGCCCAATATTTGGCTGCTATTTTTATTTTTTCAGAAAAAAAATCACTTAAACTTGTTATTTTTGATTCGCACTTATTTTACTTAGTTCTTGCTACTATTTGTATTGTTGCATCTGGATATATCATTAATAATTTTTACGATGTTAAAGCTGATAGGATTAATAGACCCATTAAAACTGGATTAGATTCTTACGTAAAGCAAGAAACAAAACTTTCTTTATATTTTTTATTAAACTTTATTGGCTTCTGTTTTGGCTGGCTTGTTTCATGGCGTGCAGCATTCTTTTTTGCCTTCTACATCTTTGCTATTTGGCTTTATTCCCATAAACTAAAAAAACATCCATTAATTGGTTTAGTAACTGCTACTATTCTAACCATACTTCCCTTTTTTTCAATTTTTATTCATTTTAAAAATTTTTCAAAAGTAATTTTCATACATGCTTTTTTTCTTTTTTTAGTTATTATGGTTCGTGAAATCATTAAGGATTTGGAAAACATTAAAGGAGCAATTGCAAATAACTACAACACTTTTCCTGTAAAATATGGAGAACGCAACGCAAAAAAAACAATTATTTTATTGTTAGTTTTAACATTAATACCTGTAGCTATTTTATTTAATTACCCCGCAATAACTTATATGAAATATTATTTTTATTTAGCTTCTTTCATATTAATTTTTGTTGGTTTTTATACCTTTAAAGCATCTCAAAAAAACCAATATCGATTATTACACAACATTTTGAAACTCTTATTATTAATAGGTGTTTTTAGCCTACTTTTCATTGACAAAACATTAATATTAGACAAAGTGGTTAATGTTCTAGATTAA
- a CDS encoding mevalonate kinase, with translation MKGPLFYAKILLFGEYGIIKDSKGLAIPFNSYKGALKSAKNLTGEAKKSNESLANFYNYLVNLSSDEVSFDVESLKNDIDNGMYFDSSIPQGYGVGSSGALVASIYDKYANNKITVLENLTRDKLLTLKQTFSLMESFFHGKSSGLDPLNSYLSLPILINSKENIEATGIPSQKEGKGAVFLLDSEQIGETEPMVNIFMNKMKNEGFRKMLSEEFSIHTDACIDDFLQGNIKSLFGNVKKLSKVVFTNFKPMIPTAFHRVWEKGIQTNDYYLKLCGSGGGGYILGFTKDFEKAKSSLKDYKLELVYRF, from the coding sequence ATGAAAGGACCTTTATTTTATGCAAAGATTTTACTCTTCGGAGAATATGGTATCATTAAAGATTCTAAAGGATTAGCAATTCCTTTTAACTCTTATAAAGGTGCTTTAAAATCTGCTAAAAACTTAACAGGAGAAGCAAAGAAATCAAACGAAAGTTTAGCTAATTTCTATAATTACTTAGTTAACTTATCTTCTGATGAAGTTTCTTTTGATGTTGAAAGTCTTAAAAATGACATTGACAACGGAATGTATTTTGACTCATCAATCCCTCAAGGATACGGAGTTGGAAGTTCTGGTGCGTTAGTTGCTTCTATTTATGACAAATATGCAAATAACAAGATTACAGTTTTAGAAAACTTAACTAGAGATAAGCTTTTAACCTTAAAACAAACTTTTTCTTTAATGGAGTCTTTTTTCCATGGTAAAAGTTCTGGGTTAGATCCTTTAAACTCTTATTTAAGTTTACCTATTTTAATCAACTCTAAAGAAAATATAGAGGCTACTGGCATACCTTCTCAGAAAGAAGGAAAGGGAGCTGTTTTCTTATTAGATTCAGAACAAATAGGAGAAACTGAACCTATGGTTAACATTTTCATGAATAAAATGAAAAATGAAGGCTTTAGAAAAATGTTAAGTGAAGAATTCTCTATTCATACTGATGCTTGTATAGATGATTTTTTACAAGGAAACATTAAATCATTATTTGGAAACGTAAAAAAATTATCCAAAGTTGTATTCACTAACTTTAAACCTATGATACCTACTGCATTTCATAGAGTTTGGGAAAAAGGAATACAAACAAACGATTACTACCTGAAACTTTGCGGATCAGGTGGAGGTGGATACATTTTAGGTTTCACTAAAGATTTTGAAAAGGCTAAAAGCAGTTTAAAAGACTATAAGTTAGAATTAGTGTATCGTTTTTAA
- a CDS encoding toxin-antitoxin system YwqK family antitoxin produces MKTSTLLIVVFVGFFTLSLTAQETVWFDANWQKTTKDKGEYYRPSPKKIKNGYWIIDYFENGQVQMEGFSTTKESGEEHFDGLVTYFHSNGKTWHKANYVNGKLHGVRKVFYKTGELKEQGKYKEGKREGIWKVYYKNGKIKEKGKYKNNKKAGVWKTFYKNVY; encoded by the coding sequence ATGAAAACTTCAACATTACTTATCGTAGTGTTTGTTGGGTTTTTTACTTTATCATTAACAGCCCAGGAAACAGTATGGTTCGACGCCAATTGGCAAAAGACAACTAAGGACAAAGGCGAGTACTATCGTCCATCACCAAAAAAAATTAAAAATGGTTACTGGATAATAGATTACTTTGAAAACGGACAAGTGCAAATGGAAGGATTTAGCACTACTAAAGAGTCGGGAGAAGAACATTTTGATGGATTAGTAACTTACTTTCATTCAAATGGTAAAACATGGCATAAAGCCAATTATGTAAACGGTAAACTTCATGGAGTTCGTAAAGTTTTTTACAAAACTGGCGAGCTCAAAGAACAAGGTAAATATAAAGAAGGCAAACGAGAAGGTATTTGGAAGGTTTATTACAAAAACGGTAAAATAAAAGAGAAAGGCAAATACAAAAACAACAAAAAAGCAGGTGTTTGGAAAACTTTTTACAAAAACGTTTACTAA